A stretch of Homo sapiens chromosome 12, GRCh38.p14 Primary Assembly DNA encodes these proteins:
- the BTG1 gene encoding protein BTG1, producing MHPFYTRAATMIGEIAAAVSFISKFLRTKGLTSERQLQTFSQSLQELLAEHYKHHWFPEKPCKGSGYRCIRINHKMDPLIGQAAQRIGLSSQELFRLLPSELTLWVDPYEVSYRIGEDGSICVLYEASPAGGSTQNSTNVQMVDSRISCKEELLLGRTSPSKNYNMMTVSG from the exons ATGCATCCCTTCTACACCCGGGCCGCCACCATGATAGGCGAGATCGCCGCCGCCGTGTCCTTCATCTCCAAGTTTCTCCGCACCAAGGGGCTCACGAGCGAGCGACAGCTGCAGACCTTCAGCCAGAGCCTGCAGGAGCTGCTGGCAG AACATTATAAACATCACTGGTTCCCAGAAAAGCCATGCAAGGGATCGGGTTACCGTTGTATTCGCATCAACCATAAAATGGATCCTCTGATTGGACAGGCAGCACAGCGGATTGGACTGAGCAGTCAGGAGCTGTTCAGGCTTCTCCCAAGTGAACTCACACTCTGGGTTGACCCCTATGAAGTGTCCTACAGAATTGGAGAGGATGGCTCCATCTGTGTGCTGTATGAAGCCTCACCAGCAGGAGGTAGCACTCAAAACAGCACCAACGTGCAAATGGTAGACAGCCGAATCAGCTGTAAGGAGGAACTTCTCTTGGGCAGAACGAGCCCTTCCAAAAACTACAATATGATGACTGTATCAGGTTAA